In Methylomonas sp. MK1, the following are encoded in one genomic region:
- a CDS encoding SlyX family protein, which yields MSEERFIELEIKQAYQEDLIQALNQVVADQQKQIGKLEETCKLLHDKIKSLALDDRQAGAVDERPPHY from the coding sequence ATGAGCGAAGAGAGATTCATCGAATTGGAGATCAAACAAGCGTACCAGGAAGATTTGATTCAGGCCTTGAACCAAGTGGTGGCAGACCAGCAAAAGCAAATCGGCAAACTGGAGGAAACCTGTAAATTGCTGCACGACAAGATCAAAAGCCTGGCGCTGGATGATCGCCAAGCCGGAGCGGTCGACGAGCGTCCGCCCCATTACTGA
- a CDS encoding D-alanyl-D-alanine carboxypeptidase family protein: MLQSAPAAARYAAIVIDADTGRVVHETESTQRWYPASLTKVMTIYLTLSALENGRLRLTDTVFASKHAASQPPSKLGLRTGQSLTVEQAIMAVTTRSANDAAVVLAEKLGGTESNFATMMTQQARTLGMYNSSFENASGLPNDGQISSARDLALLSAALIRDFPQHYHYFSATEFNYKGRVMPNTNRILKSYPDADGLKTGFTCGSGYNLIASAKRNGHRLIGVLLGAHSSGERFEQMGNLLDMGFANSEKGLFGEHISQLKDYSALPPPFQLSSNRCAGSAEQMGADSGSSRYEPIRINAPYNSRREKLTQLAQAKPQSHGSVWTVSMGSYPRKIDADVNLQRARNALGPLAKSGRAGIVKTKSKGSTAWRAQWTGLQQDDSQDFCRRLRAKRMDCSASPQPRTSLATASNPTKQLRRVSQRKS; encoded by the coding sequence ATGTTGCAGAGCGCTCCTGCGGCCGCCAGATACGCGGCAATCGTGATCGACGCCGACACGGGCCGCGTGGTCCACGAAACCGAATCTACCCAACGCTGGTATCCGGCGTCATTGACTAAGGTCATGACTATTTATTTAACGCTGTCGGCATTGGAAAATGGCCGTCTGCGACTGACCGATACCGTGTTTGCGTCAAAACACGCCGCCTCGCAACCGCCTTCCAAACTGGGTTTGCGCACCGGCCAAAGTTTGACGGTAGAACAAGCCATCATGGCCGTCACCACCCGTTCCGCTAACGATGCGGCGGTGGTGCTGGCGGAAAAACTGGGCGGCACGGAAAGCAATTTTGCGACGATGATGACCCAGCAAGCACGAACCCTGGGCATGTACAACAGCTCGTTCGAAAACGCCAGCGGCTTGCCAAACGACGGTCAAATCAGTAGCGCCCGCGACCTGGCTTTGTTGTCTGCCGCCTTGATTCGCGATTTCCCGCAACATTATCATTATTTTTCGGCGACGGAATTTAACTACAAAGGGCGGGTAATGCCCAATACCAACCGCATCCTGAAAAGCTATCCGGATGCCGACGGTCTGAAAACCGGTTTTACCTGCGGCTCCGGCTACAACCTGATCGCCTCGGCCAAACGCAACGGCCACCGCTTGATCGGCGTGTTATTGGGCGCGCACAGCAGCGGCGAACGCTTTGAACAAATGGGCAATCTGTTGGATATGGGCTTTGCCAATAGCGAAAAAGGTCTGTTCGGCGAACATATTTCGCAATTGAAGGATTACAGCGCCCTGCCGCCGCCGTTTCAATTATCGTCCAACCGTTGCGCCGGCAGTGCGGAACAAATGGGCGCCGACTCCGGCAGCAGCCGATATGAGCCGATTCGAATAAATGCGCCTTACAACAGCCGCCGCGAAAAACTCACGCAATTGGCGCAAGCCAAGCCGCAAAGCCACGGCAGCGTTTGGACGGTTAGCATGGGCAGTTATCCGAGAAAAATCGATGCCGATGTCAATCTACAGCGTGCGCGTAATGCTCTTGGTCCGTTAGCTAAATCCGGGCGGGCCGGCATCGTCAAAACCAAATCAAAAGGCAGCACTGCTTGGCGAGCCCAATGGACCGGCTTACAACAAGACGACAGTCAGGATTTTTGTCGGCGCTTGCGCGCCAAACGCATGGATTGCAGCGCCTCGCCACAACCCAGAACAAGTTTGGCGACAGCTTCCAACCCAACCAAGCAGCTACGCCGCGTCAGCCAGCGTAAGTCGTAA
- a CDS encoding cation diffusion facilitator family transporter: MSHSNSASAIIYAFAANLGIALTKTGAAVWTGSGSLLAEAIHSFADCGNQVLLFIGMKRSARAATQHHPMGFGREAYIWSMMVAITLFSVGGLFSIHEGWLRYHEPHTVENAGMALAILAIAVVLEGFSLRAALAAMENERGERGIWQWFKETQSSELMVVIGEDLAALLGLVIAAAMLGLTMLTGNSAYDAVGSMLIGALLVVVAVLIGREVHSLLLGEADVTIRDAVQSYLEKQGCINRVLNIWAVSHGSQVMLAIKAELLADLSVGEAVELINGMEKQIKIDHPRVNWVFFEIDNSD; this comes from the coding sequence ATGTCTCACAGTAATTCGGCCTCAGCCATCATTTATGCGTTCGCCGCCAATCTGGGCATCGCCTTGACCAAAACCGGCGCGGCAGTCTGGACCGGCTCCGGCTCGCTGCTGGCGGAAGCCATTCATTCCTTTGCCGATTGCGGCAATCAGGTCTTGTTGTTTATTGGTATGAAACGCTCGGCGCGGGCAGCAACGCAGCACCATCCCATGGGCTTTGGCCGGGAAGCGTATATCTGGTCGATGATGGTAGCGATTACGCTATTCTCGGTGGGCGGATTATTCTCGATCCACGAGGGTTGGTTGCGTTATCACGAACCGCATACCGTGGAAAACGCCGGTATGGCTTTGGCGATATTGGCTATCGCCGTGGTTTTGGAAGGATTTTCGTTGCGCGCTGCCTTGGCAGCGATGGAAAACGAGCGTGGCGAACGGGGCATTTGGCAATGGTTTAAAGAAACTCAATCCAGCGAATTGATGGTGGTGATCGGCGAGGACTTGGCCGCGCTGCTTGGCTTGGTGATAGCCGCGGCGATGCTGGGTTTGACTATGCTTACCGGCAATTCAGCCTACGACGCGGTTGGCTCGATGTTGATCGGCGCATTGTTGGTGGTAGTGGCGGTGTTAATCGGCCGAGAAGTGCATTCTTTACTGCTCGGCGAAGCCGATGTCACGATTCGCGATGCAGTGCAAAGCTATCTGGAAAAACAAGGCTGTATCAACCGTGTGCTGAATATTTGGGCTGTTAGCCACGGCAGCCAAGTGATGCTGGCGATTAAAGCCGAATTGCTGGCGGATTTAAGCGTGGGGGAAGCTGTTGAATTAATTAACGGAATGGAAAAACAGATCAAAATCGACCATCCTCGCGTGAATTGGGTCTTTTTCGAAATCGATAATTCTGATTAA
- a CDS encoding RNA polymerase sigma factor — MSVIAIQHDQIAELFLNHKEAIVDFLLQKVKCPDAAQDLSQETYLRLLGKDSLAHTDNLPGYLFRTAERLSIDFIRHHQRSGVKTQGLDDELTCPLMQPEDFAILSQQCERLLLAIASLPRQCRHILLLRKIDELTYTQIAGQLGISEKTVQRQLVKAMLHCHQMFNDVRY, encoded by the coding sequence TTGTCCGTCATCGCCATCCAGCACGATCAGATAGCCGAATTATTTCTGAATCATAAAGAAGCCATCGTCGATTTTCTGCTGCAAAAGGTAAAGTGCCCCGATGCCGCGCAAGATCTGAGCCAGGAGACTTATTTACGTTTACTGGGCAAGGACAGTCTGGCGCATACCGACAATCTGCCCGGTTATCTGTTTCGCACCGCCGAACGACTGTCGATAGACTTTATTCGCCACCATCAGCGCAGCGGCGTAAAGACTCAAGGCTTAGACGACGAGCTGACCTGCCCGCTTATGCAACCCGAGGACTTTGCCATTCTTAGCCAGCAATGCGAGCGCCTGTTACTGGCTATCGCCAGCCTGCCACGGCAATGCCGACATATTTTGTTGCTGCGCAAGATCGACGAATTAACTTATACGCAAATCGCCGGACAACTGGGCATCTCCGAAAAGACCGTGCAACGCCAATTGGTCAAAGCCATGCTGCACTGCCATCAGATGTTCAACGACGTGCGTTACTAA
- a CDS encoding PepSY-associated TM helix domain-containing protein, whose product MKSTAGKKQARRQFWLAVHLYLGLSLGLVISLVGLTGSLLVFYIDLDEWLNPQLIISEPGPQRQSYENIFQALRRAEPARQRGWRLEIPDDPRRAITARYYQPQETEHHGFAPLMLSVDPYTGSVLANRFWGEFAMTWLYDLHYKLLLDETGKILMAIVGGLLLMSLVSGIYLWWPPLHKLKSALSLKRHASRERLNYDLHKLAGVYSFIVLLLLALTGIALEIPQYVNPLFGYFSPLQASPAPKSAITQNNPARISLDQAVAVGQARFPQARLCWIETPHDTNGSYRINLRQAGEPSLRFPKTNVWVDQYSGQVLAISNPDELGGSDTVINWLHPLHTGEAFGLTGQLLVLFSGLVCPILFITGLIRWLQKRRGRRTTKRQSLSAKNQPLSPQMLNR is encoded by the coding sequence ATGAAATCAACGGCCGGCAAAAAACAGGCTAGACGCCAATTCTGGCTGGCCGTGCATTTATACCTCGGGCTGTCGCTTGGCTTGGTCATCTCCCTGGTCGGCCTAACCGGCAGCCTGCTGGTGTTTTATATCGATCTGGACGAGTGGCTGAATCCGCAATTGATCATTTCCGAACCCGGCCCCCAACGGCAAAGCTACGAGAATATTTTTCAAGCCTTACGCCGGGCAGAACCTGCGCGGCAACGCGGCTGGCGGCTGGAAATACCCGATGATCCGCGCCGCGCGATCACCGCCCGCTACTATCAGCCGCAAGAAACCGAGCATCACGGCTTTGCCCCGCTGATGCTGTCGGTCGATCCTTATACCGGCTCGGTACTGGCCAATCGTTTCTGGGGCGAATTTGCGATGACCTGGCTTTACGATCTGCATTACAAATTATTGCTGGACGAAACCGGCAAGATATTGATGGCTATCGTGGGCGGCTTGTTGCTGATGTCCTTAGTCAGCGGCATCTACCTGTGGTGGCCGCCCTTGCACAAATTAAAGAGCGCTTTGAGCCTAAAACGCCACGCCAGCCGCGAGCGCTTGAATTACGATCTACATAAACTGGCGGGCGTCTACAGCTTTATCGTGCTGTTGCTGTTAGCCCTGACCGGAATAGCCTTGGAGATTCCGCAATACGTCAATCCACTATTCGGCTATTTCTCGCCTTTGCAGGCATCGCCCGCGCCAAAATCGGCCATAACCCAAAACAACCCAGCCCGGATCAGCCTGGATCAAGCCGTCGCGGTGGGCCAAGCCCGGTTTCCGCAGGCGCGCCTGTGCTGGATAGAAACGCCGCACGACACCAACGGCAGCTATCGCATCAATCTGCGCCAAGCCGGCGAACCCAGTCTGCGCTTTCCCAAAACCAATGTCTGGGTGGATCAATATTCCGGCCAGGTGTTGGCCATCAGCAATCCGGATGAGCTTGGCGGCTCCGATACCGTCATTAACTGGCTGCATCCGCTGCATACCGGCGAAGCGTTTGGTTTGACCGGCCAATTGCTGGTGTTATTCTCCGGCCTCGTCTGCCCAATACTGTTTATCACCGGGCTGATACGCTGGCTGCAAAAACGTCGCGGTCGGCGTACGACCAAACGGCAGTCGCTCAGCGCAAAAAACCAGCCGCTATCGCCCCAAATGCTGAATCGATAA
- a CDS encoding CerR family C-terminal domain-containing protein, whose amino-acid sequence MVTTENSEIETHDARSRLVMAALRLFAEKGYKAASTREISDAAGANISAIRYYFGDKAGLYRAAFFEPMGDTPCGSDVAAYANLPLPEVLTRFFGEFLEPLKKGEELGLVMKLHFREMIEPTGAWQQEIDAEIKPQHEALVSLLKEHLGLSSIDEDLHRLAFAMIGMAVYFYVGQDVISMISPQILNSPQHIDVLAERLAGYALAMIDSEAARRARDGSHEQ is encoded by the coding sequence ATGGTCACAACCGAAAACTCCGAAATAGAAACTCACGACGCTCGCAGCCGGCTGGTAATGGCGGCATTGCGGCTATTTGCCGAAAAAGGTTACAAGGCCGCTTCCACGCGGGAAATTTCCGACGCGGCGGGGGCAAACATTTCGGCCATTCGTTATTACTTCGGCGACAAGGCCGGTCTATATCGCGCCGCATTCTTCGAACCGATGGGCGACACGCCTTGCGGCTCCGATGTCGCGGCCTACGCCAACTTACCGTTACCCGAAGTGTTGACCCGATTTTTCGGCGAATTCCTCGAACCGTTGAAAAAAGGCGAGGAGCTTGGGCTCGTGATGAAACTGCACTTCCGGGAGATGATCGAGCCGACCGGCGCCTGGCAACAGGAAATCGATGCGGAAATCAAACCCCAGCATGAAGCCTTGGTGTCGCTGCTCAAGGAACATTTGGGATTAAGCAGCATCGACGAGGATTTACATAGGCTGGCTTTCGCGATGATAGGCATGGCGGTGTATTTTTATGTGGGGCAAGACGTCATCTCGATGATCTCTCCGCAAATTTTAAATTCCCCACAACACATCGACGTGCTGGCCGAACGTCTGGCCGGCTATGCGCTGGCCATGATAGACAGCGAAGCCGCGCGCCGTGCTCGGGATGGCAGCCATGAGCAATAA
- a CDS encoding TonB-dependent receptor domain-containing protein, translated as MDCKLNTPPEKKPRRRAPLLALALAASIDASAADSTGASIDLPAQPLAATLENLAKSTNTKLIYADSVVQGLQAQPLKGNYTVQQALEKVLSQNDLQYEQVGEGVIAVKKVPAPKAQAIKDDSIFELGAVTVSDQAESVKLTSKDIATSVDIMYADKIADQNVLTAYDLFHRMPGVQVTQFGQGITTGKMSFRGFNGEGRVNAVKLLIDGVPSNTNSGDTYFIDSLFPLDIESIEVVRGTNDARYGLHSFAGNISMNTTTGGNYAKGRLSYGSFNTHDIQSGLGYEKDGLSQNYQISYRASDGYRHHSDTDKNSFSGKWFYTPDDQKYKIGLIARWSEAGAQEPGYMTYQEQLLNQTQTFARNATDGGKRTVGQVSTHLDVNISKTLFWSSKVYGNLFDDQRYVTYGPGAAQQERDRDEIQYGAMTSLTYHPVVSWLDDFSLETGFDFQQQENKYLRYLTDSRVRRSSGLRNDEKWDFLNYGGYIQAIIKPFKWLKLTPGYRADIIDGSFFNYRPGTTFGSSPLNDYGTISQPKIGAVITPIEGYSLYGNWGRTFQVGLGQATFIGRNQANIGPSLNDGWEVGVKLKPVDWAEGRVAYWAQDASNEISRNLASVDSTMIGATKRQGVDIEVKVYPTDKVGVWASYSLQEAKVTNPPTVAAGTMEYVAGNQVVNTPNYLFSAGIDYQILPQLRSSLWTSGQGDYFVDQANQRGQYGEYALLNLDLGYQVTKEVELQFQAKNLTDARREYVWYDETFGATAQPFFSPGDGIAFYGAVNVKFDY; from the coding sequence ATGGATTGCAAACTTAACACCCCACCTGAGAAAAAACCGCGCCGACGGGCGCCGCTGCTGGCTTTGGCCCTAGCTGCTTCAATAGACGCAAGCGCGGCAGACAGCACCGGCGCGAGCATAGACCTTCCCGCGCAGCCGCTGGCAGCTACGTTGGAGAACCTGGCAAAGTCCACCAATACCAAACTGATATACGCCGACTCAGTGGTGCAAGGCTTGCAAGCCCAGCCGCTGAAGGGCAATTACACCGTACAACAGGCCTTGGAAAAAGTGTTAAGTCAGAACGACTTACAGTACGAGCAAGTGGGCGAAGGCGTCATTGCGGTTAAAAAAGTCCCAGCACCAAAAGCACAAGCCATCAAGGACGATTCGATTTTCGAGCTGGGTGCGGTCACCGTTAGCGATCAAGCCGAGAGCGTAAAATTAACCAGCAAGGACATCGCCACTTCGGTGGACATCATGTACGCCGATAAGATCGCCGACCAAAACGTGTTGACGGCCTACGACTTATTCCACCGTATGCCCGGCGTCCAAGTTACTCAATTCGGCCAAGGCATCACGACCGGAAAAATGTCGTTTCGCGGCTTCAATGGCGAAGGCCGGGTTAACGCGGTCAAATTACTGATCGACGGCGTTCCCAGCAACACCAACAGTGGCGACACCTATTTCATCGACTCGCTGTTTCCGCTGGACATCGAGTCGATTGAAGTGGTGCGCGGTACCAACGACGCCCGCTACGGCCTGCACTCTTTTGCCGGTAACATCAGCATGAACACCACCACTGGCGGCAACTACGCCAAGGGCCGGCTCAGTTACGGCAGTTTCAACACCCACGACATTCAATCCGGTCTGGGTTACGAAAAAGACGGTCTCTCGCAAAACTATCAAATATCCTATCGCGCCAGCGACGGCTACCGCCACCACAGCGATACCGACAAAAACAGCTTTTCCGGCAAGTGGTTTTACACCCCGGACGACCAAAAATACAAAATTGGTCTGATCGCCCGCTGGAGCGAAGCCGGCGCCCAAGAACCCGGCTATATGACTTACCAGGAACAGTTGCTCAATCAAACCCAAACCTTCGCCAGAAATGCCACCGACGGCGGCAAACGTACGGTTGGTCAAGTCAGCACCCATTTGGACGTCAATATCAGCAAAACCTTATTCTGGTCGTCCAAGGTTTACGGTAACTTATTCGACGACCAACGTTACGTGACCTATGGTCCAGGCGCAGCACAGCAAGAACGCGACCGCGACGAAATCCAGTACGGCGCAATGACTTCGCTGACCTACCATCCGGTCGTCAGTTGGCTGGACGACTTTTCGCTGGAAACCGGCTTCGACTTCCAGCAACAGGAAAACAAATACCTGCGTTATCTGACCGATAGCAGGGTTCGCCGTAGCAGCGGTTTGCGTAACGACGAGAAATGGGACTTCCTGAACTACGGCGGCTACATCCAGGCGATCATCAAACCCTTCAAATGGTTGAAGCTGACGCCGGGTTACCGTGCCGATATCATCGACGGCAGCTTTTTCAACTATCGCCCCGGCACGACCTTCGGCTCTTCACCGTTGAACGATTACGGCACGATTTCGCAGCCGAAAATCGGCGCGGTGATTACGCCAATCGAAGGTTACAGCCTTTACGGTAACTGGGGCCGCACCTTCCAGGTCGGCCTGGGACAGGCAACCTTCATCGGCCGTAACCAAGCCAACATTGGCCCCTCCTTGAACGATGGCTGGGAAGTTGGGGTCAAGCTGAAACCGGTGGATTGGGCCGAGGGCCGGGTCGCCTATTGGGCACAAGACGCCAGCAACGAAATCAGCCGCAATTTGGCTAGCGTCGATTCGACGATGATCGGTGCCACCAAGCGCCAAGGCGTGGACATTGAGGTCAAGGTCTACCCCACCGACAAAGTCGGCGTTTGGGCCTCGTACTCCTTGCAGGAAGCGAAAGTCACCAATCCGCCGACAGTCGCAGCCGGCACAATGGAGTACGTCGCCGGCAATCAAGTGGTCAATACCCCGAATTATTTGTTTTCGGCCGGTATCGACTACCAAATTCTGCCGCAACTGCGTTCGTCGCTATGGACCAGCGGCCAAGGCGATTACTTTGTCGATCAAGCCAATCAACGCGGCCAATACGGGGAATACGCCCTACTTAACCTCGATTTGGGCTATCAGGTGACCAAGGAAGTGGAATTGCAATTTCAAGCCAAAAACCTGACCGATGCGCGCCGGGAATACGTTTGGTACGACGAAACTTTCGGCGCCACCGCCCAACCGTTCTTCTCGCCGGGCGACGGCATTGCCTTCTACGGCGCCGTCAACGTCAAGTTCGACTACTAA
- the metA gene encoding homoserine O-succinyltransferase MetA has translation MPLVAHTDLPTFQRLYEEGEEILSPDRASHQSIRELHIGLLNIMPDAALEATERQFFRLVGACNQIAQFHVHPFTINGLERSPQAQEHIHRFYESFEQIKQDGLDALIISGANVTHDHLQEEDFWQPLTEVFEWATQNVTSVLCSCLATHAFIQHCYGVERTRLPAKRWGVFSHKVVDRQHPLVAEINTRFDVPHSRFNEVFQRDMETHGLQVLVASETAGVHLAVSPDGFRIVFFQGHPEYDDISLLKEYKREVLRFYHGERDDYPPYPEHYFDSEVQSLLADYAEHVKAAKLDGRSLEAMPETQITAHLDITWRDSAKAVFNNWLGKVYQITNEDRRVPFMDGIDPDNPLDL, from the coding sequence ATGCCGCTAGTTGCCCATACCGATTTACCCACTTTTCAGCGTCTGTACGAAGAAGGCGAAGAAATTCTCAGCCCGGACCGCGCCAGCCATCAATCAATCAGAGAATTGCATATCGGCTTGCTGAATATCATGCCGGACGCAGCCCTGGAGGCCACCGAGCGCCAATTTTTCCGGCTGGTCGGCGCCTGTAATCAGATCGCGCAGTTCCATGTACATCCGTTTACGATAAACGGCCTGGAAAGAAGTCCGCAAGCCCAGGAACATATTCATAGGTTCTACGAATCCTTTGAGCAAATTAAACAGGATGGCCTGGACGCCCTAATTATCAGCGGCGCCAATGTCACCCACGACCATTTGCAGGAAGAGGATTTTTGGCAGCCCCTGACCGAAGTGTTCGAATGGGCCACGCAAAACGTCACCTCGGTACTTTGCTCTTGCCTGGCTACCCATGCATTCATTCAGCATTGTTACGGCGTGGAGCGCACTCGTCTGCCGGCCAAACGCTGGGGCGTTTTTTCGCACAAGGTGGTCGATAGACAACATCCTCTGGTCGCGGAAATCAATACCCGCTTCGACGTGCCGCATTCGCGTTTCAACGAAGTATTTCAGCGCGACATGGAGACACACGGCTTGCAGGTATTGGTAGCCAGCGAAACTGCCGGCGTACATCTGGCGGTCAGTCCGGATGGCTTTCGCATCGTCTTCTTCCAGGGCCACCCGGAATACGACGACATCAGCCTGCTCAAGGAATACAAGCGCGAAGTGCTTAGGTTTTACCATGGCGAGCGCGACGATTATCCGCCCTACCCCGAGCACTATTTCGATAGCGAAGTGCAAAGCCTGCTAGCCGACTATGCAGAGCACGTCAAAGCCGCCAAACTCGATGGCAGATCGCTGGAAGCCATGCCGGAAACACAGATCACCGCGCATCTGGACATCACCTGGCGAGACTCGGCCAAGGCCGTGTTCAATAACTGGCTGGGGAAGGTTTATCAGATTACCAACGAAGACCGCCGGGTACCGTTCATGGACGGCATCGATCCTGATAATCCGCTGGATTTGTAA
- a CDS encoding FecR family protein has product MKAPNLSQEQQILKQAATWFVELQSEYCNDKRRQAFAQWLLQNPAHQQAYDDIASLWGNLDKLKTREVAGLSAARSARPRIWRNGKTLTGSLLLAAILSGAWLDHSAPSMAYQTGIGERQAVLLADGSQLQLNTDTQLRVRLSWWRREIELQQGEAMFNVAHQAWRPFNVHTGNLQIKDIGTVFNVRHDARGTAVSVLEGEVALHAGRSWFGENLPAGFSRKIDQNGHWEKSEKTNPEQVAAWLNGQLLFDHTPLTEVAAELERYHAVRFAFADPALAKQTLSGSFNSTDLKPFLQALEKILPIRVQRQKQTIVLYSR; this is encoded by the coding sequence ATGAAGGCGCCTAACCTTTCGCAAGAACAACAGATTCTTAAACAAGCCGCGACATGGTTTGTGGAGTTGCAGTCCGAATACTGCAACGACAAGCGGCGGCAAGCATTCGCGCAATGGCTTCTGCAAAACCCCGCGCATCAGCAGGCTTACGATGACATAGCCAGCCTTTGGGGAAACCTGGATAAGCTAAAAACCCGCGAGGTAGCAGGTTTGAGTGCCGCACGCTCAGCGCGGCCCCGCATCTGGCGAAACGGCAAAACCTTAACCGGCAGCCTGCTGCTTGCCGCGATATTAAGTGGCGCGTGGCTGGACCACAGCGCGCCCAGCATGGCTTACCAAACAGGCATTGGCGAACGGCAAGCCGTGCTGCTAGCCGACGGTTCCCAACTGCAATTGAATACAGACACACAACTGCGTGTGCGACTGTCCTGGTGGCGCCGCGAGATCGAATTGCAGCAAGGCGAAGCGATGTTCAACGTCGCCCATCAGGCCTGGCGCCCTTTTAACGTACATACCGGCAATCTACAAATTAAAGACATCGGCACCGTGTTTAACGTGCGGCACGATGCTCGGGGCACCGCCGTATCGGTACTGGAAGGCGAAGTGGCCCTGCACGCCGGCCGCAGCTGGTTTGGCGAAAATTTACCTGCCGGATTCAGCCGCAAAATAGACCAAAACGGCCACTGGGAAAAATCCGAAAAAACCAATCCCGAACAAGTGGCGGCATGGCTTAACGGCCAGCTGTTGTTCGACCATACCCCGCTGACCGAAGTCGCCGCGGAATTGGAGCGTTATCACGCCGTGCGTTTTGCGTTTGCCGATCCTGCTTTGGCCAAACAAACTCTAAGCGGCAGTTTCAATAGCACCGATCTGAAGCCGTTTCTGCAAGCCCTGGAAAAAATCCTGCCTATCCGCGTACAACGCCAAAAGCAAACCATCGTGCTTTACAGTCGCTAA
- a CDS encoding DUF6763 family protein, translating to MATITDPVIGRWYKDLESNLTFKVVAIEGNDESVEVQFANGDLGEYDNESWYGSTIDYIEDPEDWSAPFDDLEADDLGYTDPDRHARPDAEDLDISDLLD from the coding sequence ATGGCAACCATTACAGATCCGGTCATTGGCCGTTGGTATAAAGACCTGGAAAGTAATCTCACCTTCAAGGTCGTAGCGATTGAAGGTAACGACGAATCGGTGGAAGTGCAATTCGCCAACGGCGACTTGGGCGAGTACGACAACGAATCCTGGTATGGTTCCACTATCGATTATATAGAAGACCCGGAAGACTGGAGCGCACCCTTCGACGATCTGGAAGCCGACGATCTTGGCTACACCGATCCTGATCGCCACGCCCGCCCGGATGCGGAAGATTTGGATATTAGCGATTTGTTGGATTGA
- a CDS encoding ATPase, with protein sequence MRMTPQQFLDWESKSITLLAMSGAGKTTLSAKLPRDKWFHYSGDYRIGTKYLEEPILDNIKQQAMGVPFLRDLLKSDSIYICSNITVENLAPVSSFLGKIGDPAKGGLSQAEFKRRQALHHQAEIAAMNDVPDFIHKAEDIYGYKHFINDAGGSVCELDCPEVLENLAKHTLIVYIKIPPALEQTIIDRAKQDPKPLYYRPEFVDEKLNQFMAEHGYSSTDQIPPDEFVSWVFPELFKARVPRYEAIAAQYGYTISADETAKVNNEDDFIRLIAEAIARQQS encoded by the coding sequence ATGAGAATGACCCCGCAACAATTTTTGGATTGGGAATCCAAAAGCATCACTCTGCTGGCGATGTCCGGCGCCGGCAAAACCACCCTCTCGGCCAAGTTGCCTAGGGATAAGTGGTTTCATTACTCGGGCGATTACCGTATCGGCACCAAATACCTGGAAGAGCCGATTCTGGACAACATCAAGCAGCAAGCCATGGGTGTACCGTTTTTACGTGACTTGCTCAAATCCGATTCCATCTACATTTGCAGCAATATCACCGTGGAAAACCTGGCGCCGGTGTCCAGCTTTCTGGGCAAAATCGGCGATCCGGCCAAGGGCGGCTTGTCGCAAGCCGAATTCAAACGCCGCCAAGCGCTGCATCATCAAGCCGAAATCGCGGCAATGAACGACGTGCCCGATTTCATCCACAAAGCCGAAGACATCTACGGCTACAAGCACTTCATTAACGACGCCGGCGGCAGCGTTTGCGAACTGGATTGCCCGGAAGTCCTGGAAAACCTGGCCAAACACACTTTAATCGTCTACATCAAAATTCCGCCTGCCTTGGAACAAACCATCATAGACCGCGCCAAACAAGACCCAAAACCCTTGTATTACCGGCCGGAATTTGTCGATGAAAAACTGAACCAATTTATGGCTGAGCACGGTTACAGCTCTACAGACCAGATTCCACCCGACGAATTCGTCAGCTGGGTGTTTCCAGAGCTGTTCAAAGCCCGGGTGCCGCGCTACGAAGCGATTGCCGCCCAGTACGGCTACACCATCAGCGCCGACGAAACCGCCAAAGTTAATAATGAAGACGACTTTATCCGTCTGATTGCCGAGGCGATTGCCCGGCAACAATCCTGA